One genomic window of Paramormyrops kingsleyae isolate MSU_618 chromosome 22, PKINGS_0.4, whole genome shotgun sequence includes the following:
- the eef2kmt gene encoding protein-lysine N-methyltransferase EEF2KMT yields the protein MNDKNERNHYVDVPTKDNIISGFQVSFFAMRSLAFYPWRSLEMKLQGDGSSDILVEILKQTCFHKLCRKTPPSVKYRRLFLTELIKRHEATGSEPLDDLYCAFADVLGSEDESVCYKSYFLPAGDAISLSESVAAISEGTTGLVTWEAALYLAEWALENALIFKDRSLLELGSGAGLTGVVVCRSCSPARYTFSDCHPCVLRRLRDNVQQNGLGAPGGPHVAVEELDWAAVTDERLQELHADTVIAADVVYDPHIISSLVKLLLRLLRCRVRVPPDIYIASTVRNPDTYDRFKSQLDGAGIRYEVVAGPSSQLFPYSRTSQIELIKLYL from the exons ATGAATGATAAAAACGAACGGAACCATTATGTCGACGTTCCCACAAAGGATAACATTATATCGGGCTTTCAGGTCTCCTTCTTTGCGATGCGAAGCTTGGCTTTTTACCCATGGCGT AGCCTTGAGATGAAACTGCAGGGTGATGGATCATCAGATATCCTCGTAGAAATTCTAAAACAG ACATGCTTTCATAAGCTATGCCGGAAAACACCCCCATCGGTTAAATACCGGAGACTGTTCCTCACAGAGCTGATCAAAAGG CACGAAGCTACAGGCTCAGAGCCGTTGGACGATCTGTACTGTGCGTTTGCTGATGTATTGGGTTCGGAGGATGAATCTGTGTGCTACAAAAGCTATTTTCTG CCAGCAGGGGACGCCATCAGTCTTTCTGAAAGCGTGGCCGCCATCTCCGAAGGTACCACGGGCCTGGTCACGTGGGAAGCCGCTCTGTATCTAGCGGAGTGGGCTCTCGAGAACGCGCTGATCTTCAAGGACAG gtccCTGCTGGAGCTGGGCAGCGGGGCAGGCCTGACCGGGGTCGTGGTGTGCCGCTCTTGCAGCCCTGCTCGCTACACGTTCAGCGACTGCCACCCCTGCGTGCTGCGCCGGCTGCGGGACAACGTGCAACAGAACGGCCTGGGGGCCCCAGGCGGCCCCCATGTGGCTGTGGAGGAGCTGGATTGGGCGGCGGTCACAGACGAGCGGCTGCAGGAGCTGCACGCCGACACGGTCATCGCTGCGG ATGTGGTCTATGACCCTCACATCATCAGCAGTCTTGTGAAGCTGCTCCTCAGGCTTTTGCGGTGTCGGGTTCGAGTCCCCCCCGACATCTATATTGCCTCCACGGTCCGAAATCCCGATACGTACGACCGCTTCAAGAGTCAGCTGG ACGGAGCGGGGATCCGGTATGAGGTGGTTGCTGGGCCCAGTTCACAGCTTTTTCCATACAGCAGAACCTCACAGATAGAACTTATCAAGCTGTATCTATGA